From one Variovorax sp. PBL-H6 genomic stretch:
- the pbpC gene encoding penicillin-binding protein 1C, translated as MPRTPKALLALSLLAALTGPAQALPRFEDVKRDFRPSDVRVLDRDGELLQRVRTDATVRRGRWTALADISPALRTAMLLSEDKRFYEHSGVDWRAVSAAAWGNLWNTRTRGASTITMQLAGLLDDDLRRGSGGRDLAQKLGQTFAAQQLERQWRKDQILEGYLNTVPFRGEIVGIDALSRTLFGKAPHGLDAREAAVAAVLVRAPNAKAAVVAQRACEVMRAMDAGAKVNCEALDLFASAALQRKAFEASEGIAPHLARRALKEGDGPTSALTPNFSRREREQGDIRTTLRAPLQRFALTTLQRHLNELRGRNVEDGALVVLDNASGEVLAWVGSSGALSRAAEVDGVVAQRQPGSTLKPLLYAQAIAERRLTAASLLDDSSAQISTAAGLYIPQNYDRHFKGHVSVRTALAASLNVPAVRTLVMVSPEAFARQLRAAGLSLAQNGDYYGYSLALGSAEVSLLALANGYRTLANGGRFGATRILLAAPSSPPPSPASGRGGEQHAIDPRAAFIVGDILSDANARAPTFGLDSVLGTRFWSAVKTGTSKDMRDNWAVGWSERYTIGVWVGNASGAPMWDVSGTSGAAPIWAELMGFLHRRERSRAPDAPPGLVRMRVRFSDELEAAREEWFIAGTEQPRFELPAEGTDPAPRITAPTDGTIIALDPDIPPRHQRVRFEAEGSGLAWRIDGKPFARGASAQWLPWPGRHVVALLDARGQVVDQVRLEVRGAGVKRVTAK; from the coding sequence ATGCCGCGCACTCCAAAAGCCCTGCTGGCGCTCAGCCTGCTCGCCGCCTTGACGGGCCCGGCGCAAGCGCTGCCGCGCTTCGAAGATGTGAAGCGCGACTTTCGCCCTTCCGACGTGCGGGTGCTCGACCGGGATGGCGAGTTGCTCCAGCGCGTGCGCACCGATGCCACCGTACGCCGCGGCCGATGGACTGCATTGGCCGATATCTCTCCGGCCCTGCGCACCGCGATGCTGCTGAGCGAAGACAAGCGCTTCTACGAGCACAGCGGCGTCGACTGGCGCGCGGTCTCGGCCGCCGCCTGGGGCAACTTGTGGAACACGCGCACGCGCGGCGCCTCCACCATCACGATGCAGCTCGCTGGCCTGCTCGATGACGACCTGCGGCGCGGCAGCGGCGGGCGCGATCTGGCGCAGAAGCTCGGGCAGACGTTCGCGGCGCAGCAGCTCGAACGGCAATGGCGCAAGGACCAGATCCTCGAGGGCTATCTCAACACCGTGCCGTTCCGCGGCGAGATCGTCGGCATCGATGCGCTCTCTCGTACCCTCTTCGGCAAGGCGCCGCATGGGCTCGATGCGCGCGAGGCGGCGGTCGCGGCAGTGCTGGTGCGTGCCCCGAATGCGAAGGCCGCGGTAGTGGCGCAACGCGCCTGCGAGGTGATGCGCGCCATGGACGCGGGCGCCAAGGTGAATTGCGAGGCGCTCGACCTGTTCGCGAGCGCGGCATTGCAACGCAAGGCCTTCGAGGCGAGTGAAGGCATCGCGCCGCATCTGGCGCGGCGAGCGCTGAAAGAAGGCGACGGTCCGACGAGCGCCCTCACCCCCAACTTCTCTCGAAGGGAGAGGGAGCAAGGGGACATTCGCACCACCCTGCGAGCGCCGCTGCAACGCTTTGCGCTCACGACCCTGCAGCGTCACCTCAACGAACTGCGCGGCCGCAATGTCGAGGACGGCGCACTGGTGGTGCTCGACAACGCCAGCGGCGAGGTGCTCGCCTGGGTCGGCTCCTCCGGCGCGCTGAGCCGTGCGGCCGAGGTCGATGGCGTGGTGGCGCAGCGCCAGCCTGGATCCACGCTCAAGCCGCTGCTTTATGCACAGGCGATCGCCGAGCGAAGGCTCACCGCGGCCTCGCTGCTCGACGACTCCTCGGCGCAGATCAGCACGGCGGCCGGCCTCTACATCCCACAGAACTACGACCGCCATTTCAAGGGGCACGTCTCGGTTCGCACTGCGCTCGCGGCGTCGCTCAACGTGCCGGCGGTGCGTACCCTGGTGATGGTCTCGCCGGAAGCATTTGCACGCCAACTGCGAGCGGCGGGGCTCAGTCTGGCGCAGAACGGGGACTATTACGGGTACAGCCTGGCGCTGGGGAGCGCCGAGGTATCGCTGCTGGCGCTGGCGAATGGCTACCGGACGCTGGCGAACGGAGGAAGGTTCGGCGCGACGCGCATCCTGTTGGCGGCCCCGTCCTCACCCCCGCCTTCTCCGGCAAGCGGCCGAGGCGGCGAGCAGCACGCGATCGATCCGCGTGCCGCTTTCATCGTTGGCGACATCCTGAGCGACGCCAACGCTCGCGCGCCCACCTTCGGCCTCGACAGCGTGCTGGGCACACGCTTCTGGAGCGCGGTGAAGACCGGCACCAGCAAGGACATGCGCGACAACTGGGCGGTCGGCTGGTCGGAGCGCTACACGATCGGCGTGTGGGTGGGGAACGCGAGCGGCGCGCCGATGTGGGACGTGAGCGGCACCAGCGGCGCCGCGCCTATCTGGGCCGAGCTCATGGGCTTCCTCCACCGCCGCGAGCGCAGCCGTGCACCCGACGCGCCGCCGGGCCTGGTCCGCATGCGCGTGCGCTTCAGCGACGAGCTGGAAGCAGCGCGCGAGGAATGGTTCATCGCCGGCACCGAGCAGCCACGCTTCGAGCTGCCAGCCGAAGGTACGGACCCGGCGCCTCGCATCACCGCCCCCACAGACGGCACCATCATCGCGCTCGATCCCGACATCCCGCCGCGCCACCAGCGCGTGCGCTTCGAGGCGGAGGGCAGCGGCCTCGCGTGGCGCATCGACGGCAAGCCCTTCGCGCGCGGCGCGAGCGCCCAATGGCTGCCCTGGCCCGGCCGGCACGTGGTGGCGCTGCTCGATGCGCGCGGGCAGGTGGTCGATCAGGTCAGGCTCGAAGTGCGCGGCGCCGGCGTGAAGCGGGTGACGGCCAAGTAA
- a CDS encoding PaaI family thioesterase: protein MTQLLPALEAVQKILEPLFPGLMGVRLLTIESERVIAELFVRPDLCTAGGILHGGAYMAFADTLGAIGTVINMPQGKRTTTTDSSTKFIGGARVNTTVTGESLALHRGRTTMVWQTTIRSAEGKLCAVVTQTQLILDA from the coding sequence ATGACCCAGCTTCTACCGGCGCTCGAAGCCGTTCAGAAAATTCTCGAGCCGCTGTTTCCCGGCCTCATGGGCGTTCGCCTCCTTACGATCGAGTCAGAGCGCGTGATTGCCGAGCTGTTCGTCCGTCCCGATCTCTGTACTGCCGGCGGCATCCTGCACGGCGGCGCCTACATGGCCTTCGCCGACACGCTCGGGGCAATCGGCACCGTGATCAACATGCCGCAGGGCAAGCGGACGACAACGACCGACTCCAGCACCAAGTTCATCGGCGGCGCGCGCGTGAACACCACGGTCACGGGCGAGAGCCTCGCCCTGCATCGGGGCCGGACCACCATGGTTTGGCAGACCACGATCCGGTCCGCGGAAGGCAAGCTGTGCGCCGTGGTCACGCAGACGCAACTGATACTGGACGCCTAG
- a CDS encoding DUF2277 domain-containing protein has protein sequence MCRNIKTLFNFEPPAADEEIRAASLQFVRKLSGFNSPSKLNQEAFQRAVEDVASTARRLIDSLVTTADPRDREIEAERARAKSADRFGPKPYKPFSPE, from the coding sequence ATGTGCCGGAACATCAAGACCTTGTTCAATTTCGAACCGCCCGCGGCGGATGAGGAAATACGCGCTGCGTCGCTGCAGTTCGTGCGCAAGCTCAGCGGCTTCAACAGCCCGTCAAAGCTCAATCAGGAGGCCTTCCAGCGCGCCGTTGAAGACGTCGCGAGCACAGCACGGAGGTTGATCGATTCACTGGTGACCACGGCCGATCCGCGCGACCGGGAGATCGAGGCCGAGCGCGCGCGCGCCAAGTCGGCAGACCGATTCGGACCCAAGCCGTACAAGCCCTTCTCTCCCGAATAA
- a CDS encoding polyprenyl synthetase family protein — MAGVDLVIARRLDTGVPLVRQVSQYIISAGGKRLRPALLLLMAGALGYQGEQRFNLAAVVEFIHTATLLHDDVVDESTLRRGRPTANESFGNPASVLVGDFLYSRAFQMMLDAHDIRVMEILAEATNVIAEGEVLQLMNMHDASLDEDAYLRVIRSKTAKLFEASTRLAAVLAGVAPEREEACAAYGRALGTAFQVIDDVLDYAGDASETGKNVGDDLREGKTTLPLILAMQRGTPAQRDLIRTAIEAGNTTQLPQIVAIVRETGALDATRAAAAAEAQRAIDALAGFPANSHASGLLQLAAQLLERRA; from the coding sequence ATGGCCGGGGTCGATCTCGTGATCGCCCGCCGCCTCGACACCGGCGTCCCCCTGGTGCGACAGGTATCGCAATACATCATCTCGGCGGGTGGCAAGCGGCTGCGCCCGGCCCTGCTGCTGCTGATGGCAGGCGCGTTGGGCTATCAGGGCGAACAGCGATTCAACCTGGCCGCAGTCGTTGAATTCATTCACACCGCGACTTTGCTGCACGATGATGTCGTCGACGAATCCACACTGCGGCGTGGCCGTCCCACTGCCAACGAGTCCTTCGGCAATCCGGCCAGTGTGCTGGTGGGGGATTTCCTCTATTCCCGGGCCTTCCAGATGATGCTGGACGCCCACGACATCCGGGTCATGGAGATCCTGGCCGAGGCCACCAATGTGATCGCCGAGGGCGAGGTGCTGCAGCTGATGAACATGCACGACGCCTCGCTCGATGAAGACGCCTATCTCCGTGTGATCCGCTCGAAGACCGCCAAGCTGTTCGAGGCCAGCACTCGCCTGGCTGCGGTGCTGGCCGGCGTTGCACCGGAAAGGGAAGAAGCCTGCGCGGCCTACGGGCGAGCGCTCGGCACCGCCTTCCAGGTCATCGACGACGTGCTCGACTATGCCGGCGATGCCAGCGAAACCGGCAAGAACGTCGGAGACGACCTGCGTGAGGGCAAGACCACCCTGCCGCTGATCCTCGCCATGCAGCGCGGCACGCCGGCACAGCGCGACCTCATCCGCACCGCGATTGAAGCCGGCAACACCACCCAGTTGCCTCAGATCGTCGCCATCGTGCGAGAAACAGGCGCCCTGGACGCCACGCGCGCCGCCGCCGCTGCCGAAGCCCAGCGCGCGATCGATGCGCTGGCCGGTTTTCCGGCGAATTCGCACGCGTCGGGTTTGCTACAATTGGCAGCTCAGTTGCTTGAGCGGCGCGCCTGA
- the rplU gene encoding 50S ribosomal protein L21 yields the protein MYAVIKTGGKQYRVASGEKIKVEQIAADVGQEIVIDQVLAVGDGSALKIGTPLVSGATVTVTVLSHGKHDKVRIFKMRRRKHYQKRQGHRQQFTELQIGAIAG from the coding sequence ATGTACGCGGTCATAAAAACCGGCGGCAAGCAGTATCGCGTTGCTTCCGGCGAAAAAATTAAAGTAGAACAGATTGCTGCGGACGTAGGCCAGGAAATCGTGATCGATCAGGTGCTCGCAGTCGGCGACGGCAGCGCTCTCAAGATCGGTACGCCCCTGGTGTCCGGCGCAACGGTTACGGTCACCGTGCTGTCGCATGGCAAGCACGACAAGGTTCGCATCTTCAAGATGCGCCGTCGCAAGCACTATCAAAAACGTCAAGGCCATCGCCAGCAGTTCACGGAGCTGCAAATCGGCGCGATCGCCGGCTAA
- the rpmA gene encoding 50S ribosomal protein L27, with protein sequence MAQKKGGGSTRNGRDSKPKMLGVKAFGGELISAGSIIVRQRGTQFHPGTNVGVGKDHTLFALVDGHVSFGTKGALNKHTVSVTPA encoded by the coding sequence ATGGCACAGAAAAAAGGCGGCGGCTCTACGCGAAACGGGCGCGATTCCAAGCCCAAGATGCTCGGCGTGAAGGCGTTCGGCGGCGAGCTGATCAGCGCAGGCTCGATCATCGTGCGCCAGCGCGGCACGCAGTTCCACCCCGGCACCAACGTCGGCGTGGGCAAGGACCACACGCTGTTCGCGCTGGTGGACGGCCACGTGTCCTTCGGCACCAAGGGCGCGCTCAACAAGCACACGGTCAGCGTGACGCCGGCCTGA
- the cgtA gene encoding Obg family GTPase CgtA, translated as MKFVDEAFIDIAAGDGGNGCVSFRHEKYKEFGGPDGGDGGRGGHVFAVADPNLNTLVDFRFSRRHDARRGQHGMGSDMFGAAGDDITLKMPVGTIISDAETGEVLFELLTPGEKIIIAKGGDGGFGNLRYKSAINRAPRQKTPGWPGERKSLKLELKVLADVGLLGMPNAGKSTLISAISNARPRIADYPFTTLHPNLGVVRVGPEQSFVVADLPGLIEGASEGAGLGHQFLRHLQRTRLLLHVVDLAPFDETDPVAQAKAIVGELKKYDAALYEKPRWLVLNKLDMIPVEERASKVKDFVKRLRFKGPVFEISALTREGCESLVKAVYQHVKAQQVAEQPPTEIDPRFA; from the coding sequence ATGAAGTTCGTGGACGAAGCCTTCATCGACATCGCCGCCGGCGATGGCGGCAACGGATGCGTGTCGTTCCGCCATGAGAAGTACAAGGAATTCGGGGGGCCGGACGGCGGCGACGGCGGCCGCGGCGGCCATGTCTTCGCGGTGGCCGATCCCAACCTCAATACGCTGGTGGACTTCCGCTTTTCGCGCCGCCACGACGCCCGGCGCGGCCAGCATGGCATGGGCTCGGACATGTTCGGCGCCGCTGGCGACGACATCACGCTCAAGATGCCGGTGGGCACCATCATCAGCGATGCCGAGACCGGCGAGGTGTTGTTCGAGCTGCTGACGCCCGGCGAGAAGATCATCATTGCCAAGGGCGGCGACGGCGGTTTCGGCAACCTGCGCTACAAGAGCGCCATCAATCGCGCTCCGCGGCAGAAGACGCCGGGCTGGCCCGGCGAGCGCAAGAGCCTCAAGCTCGAGCTGAAGGTGCTGGCTGACGTCGGCCTGTTGGGGATGCCCAACGCGGGCAAGTCCACGCTCATCAGCGCCATTTCCAATGCGCGCCCTCGCATCGCCGACTACCCTTTCACCACGCTGCATCCCAATCTTGGCGTGGTGCGCGTGGGACCCGAGCAGAGCTTCGTGGTCGCCGACCTGCCGGGACTGATCGAGGGCGCCTCGGAAGGCGCCGGACTGGGCCACCAGTTCCTGCGCCATCTGCAGCGCACGCGGTTGCTGCTGCATGTGGTGGATCTGGCTCCCTTCGACGAGACCGATCCTGTCGCGCAGGCCAAGGCCATCGTCGGCGAGCTCAAGAAATACGATGCGGCGCTGTACGAGAAGCCGCGCTGGCTGGTGCTCAATAAGCTGGACATGATCCCGGTCGAGGAGCGCGCCTCGAAGGTGAAGGACTTCGTCAAGCGCCTGCGTTTCAAGGGCCCCGTGTTCGAGATCTCCGCATTGACCCGAGAGGGCTGCGAGTCGCTGGTAAAGGCGGTCTATCAGCACGTCAAGGCGCAACAGGTCGCAGAGCAGCCGCCGACCGAGATCGATCCGCGCTTTGCCTGA
- the proB gene encoding glutamate 5-kinase → MTATPMTASTALRDARRLVVKVGSSLVTNEGRGLDDQAIGEWCRQLAALVHDGREVVMVSSGAIAEGMKRLGWRTRPHEVHELQAAAAVGQMGLAQIYETKLRENGLGSAQVLLTHADLADRERYLNARSTLVTLLALGVVPVINENDTVVNDEIKFGDNDTLGALVANLVEADALVILTDQRGLYTADPRKNPDARFVDEAAAGDPALEAMAGGAGSSIGRGGMITKILAAKRAAGSGASTVIAWGREPDALLRLSRGESIGTLLVAQTAKHQARKRWMADHLQLRGSVTVDPGAAAKVRGEGKSLLPIGMTGVEGEFSRGDVIAVRDGAGAELARGLANYSSAEARLLCRKPSAEFERLLGYAAEPEMVHRDNMVLTPG, encoded by the coding sequence ATGACTGCTACGCCCATGACCGCTTCCACTGCTCTGCGCGATGCGCGCCGCCTCGTCGTCAAGGTGGGATCCAGCCTCGTCACGAACGAGGGCCGTGGCCTCGACGATCAGGCCATCGGCGAGTGGTGCCGCCAGCTCGCAGCCCTGGTCCATGATGGCCGCGAGGTCGTGATGGTGTCTAGCGGGGCCATCGCCGAGGGCATGAAGCGCCTGGGCTGGCGCACGCGACCGCACGAGGTCCACGAACTGCAGGCCGCAGCGGCGGTCGGCCAGATGGGCCTGGCCCAGATCTACGAGACCAAGCTGCGCGAGAACGGCCTGGGCAGCGCCCAGGTGCTGCTGACCCATGCCGACCTCGCCGATCGCGAGCGCTACTTGAACGCGCGCTCCACGCTCGTGACCTTGCTCGCGCTCGGCGTGGTGCCGGTCATCAATGAGAACGACACGGTGGTCAACGACGAGATCAAGTTCGGCGACAACGACACCTTGGGTGCGCTGGTCGCGAACCTTGTGGAGGCTGATGCGCTGGTGATCCTCACCGACCAGAGGGGCCTCTACACCGCCGATCCGCGCAAGAACCCCGATGCGCGCTTTGTCGACGAGGCCGCCGCAGGCGATCCCGCACTGGAGGCCATGGCCGGTGGGGCGGGTAGCAGCATCGGCCGTGGCGGCATGATCACCAAGATCCTGGCCGCGAAGCGTGCCGCAGGCTCTGGCGCTTCCACCGTCATCGCCTGGGGCCGCGAGCCCGATGCCCTGCTGCGCCTGTCGCGTGGGGAGTCCATTGGCACCCTGCTGGTCGCGCAGACCGCCAAGCACCAGGCTCGCAAGCGCTGGATGGCAGATCACCTTCAACTGCGCGGCTCCGTCACTGTCGATCCGGGCGCCGCGGCCAAGGTACGCGGCGAAGGCAAGAGCCTGCTGCCCATCGGCATGACCGGCGTCGAGGGTGAGTTCTCCCGTGGCGATGTGATCGCGGTGAGGGATGGCGCCGGCGCCGAACTGGCCCGGGGGCTCGCCAACTATTCAAGCGCCGAGGCGCGGCTCTTGTGCCGCAAGCCTTCTGCCGAGTTCGAACGCCTGCTGGGCTACGCGGCCGAACCGGAAATGGTGCACCGGGACAACATGGTCCTGACGCCCGGCTGA
- a CDS encoding CNP1-like family protein: MRRARPVLVLALAGALSACGSPARDTDNPDWAQTGMPPPPKITAQADEWKEADVPPPPPFNESRLIPLEMPAYSSLKFGVDPATLSVTGDGVVRYVVVANSKAGGGTNAFYEGIRCASEEVKQYARYGDGAWQLAKTPEWKRIDDRGSRYAKELALQGVCRGHAPRASVREMVQQMKNPLRELP; this comes from the coding sequence ATGCGCCGCGCTAGGCCCGTTCTCGTGCTCGCCCTTGCGGGCGCGCTTTCTGCCTGCGGGTCGCCGGCCAGAGACACGGACAACCCGGATTGGGCCCAGACCGGCATGCCGCCGCCGCCCAAGATCACAGCTCAGGCGGACGAGTGGAAGGAGGCCGACGTGCCGCCGCCTCCCCCCTTCAACGAGAGCCGGTTGATCCCCCTCGAGATGCCGGCCTATTCGTCGCTCAAGTTCGGCGTCGACCCGGCCACCCTCAGCGTGACGGGCGATGGCGTTGTCCGCTACGTGGTGGTGGCCAACAGCAAGGCGGGTGGCGGCACCAACGCCTTCTATGAAGGGATCCGCTGCGCCTCGGAAGAGGTCAAGCAGTACGCGCGCTACGGCGACGGGGCCTGGCAGCTCGCGAAGACACCGGAATGGAAGCGCATCGACGACCGCGGTTCGCGCTATGCCAAGGAGCTGGCGCTGCAGGGCGTCTGCCGCGGCCATGCACCGCGCGCCTCGGTACGAGAGATGGTCCAGCAGATGAAGAACCCGTTGCGCGAGCTCCCCTGA
- a CDS encoding RNA pyrophosphohydrolase, translating to MLDRDGFRPNVGIILLNQKNQVFWGKRIRTHSWQFPQGGIDRGENPEQAMFRELHEEVGLQPEHVRIVARTRDWLRYEVPDRFIRRDARGHYKGQKQIWYLLQLMGHDWDLNLRATDHPEFDAWRWHDYWVPLDVVVEFKRGVYEMALTELARYLPRQDFRNRFLRSNVRAREFERHPPGTGHEPNFELPPGASFDPNPNAPHPAPDPSSTNDPLHAPR from the coding sequence ATGCTCGACCGCGACGGCTTCAGGCCCAACGTCGGCATCATCCTGCTCAACCAGAAGAACCAGGTTTTCTGGGGCAAGCGCATCCGGACCCATTCCTGGCAGTTCCCGCAAGGCGGCATCGATCGCGGCGAGAATCCCGAGCAAGCCATGTTCCGGGAACTGCACGAAGAAGTCGGACTCCAGCCGGAGCACGTGCGCATCGTGGCCCGTACCCGCGACTGGTTGCGCTACGAGGTGCCAGACCGGTTCATCCGCCGTGATGCACGTGGGCACTACAAGGGCCAGAAACAGATCTGGTATCTGCTGCAGCTGATGGGGCACGACTGGGACCTGAACCTTCGCGCCACTGATCACCCCGAGTTCGACGCTTGGCGCTGGCACGATTACTGGGTCCCGCTCGATGTGGTGGTTGAATTCAAGCGCGGCGTCTACGAGATGGCGCTGACCGAACTGGCCCGCTACCTGCCCCGGCAAGACTTCCGCAACCGGTTCCTGCGCAGCAACGTGCGCGCTCGCGAATTCGAGCGCCATCCGCCAGGCACAGGCCATGAACCCAACTTCGAGCTGCCCCCCGGGGCCAGCTTCGATCCAAATCCCAATGCTCCTCATCCCGCGCCCGATCCGTCCTCGACCAACGACCCTCTTCATGCGCCGCGCTAG
- a CDS encoding proline--tRNA ligase, translated as MKASRFFISTLKEAPADAEVASHRLMMRAGMIKKLGTGIYTYMPLGLRVIRKVEAIVREEMNRAGAVELTMPVVQPAELWQESGRFQAYGPELLRIKDRHERSFVVQPTSEEVVTDIARQEIRSYKQLPKNFYQIQTKFRDERRPRFGLMRGREFIMKDAYSFDRDLDSAKASYKVMADAYRRIFDRFGLRYRAVAADSGAIGGDVSQEFQVIAATGEDAIVYCPGSDYAANMEKAEALAPAGPRPSPAQPLAKTPTPGKATCEEVAELLGVPLSTTVKSLVLATDKLGADGRVEGSQVWLLLVRGDHEMNEIKVSKVPGLDHGFRFATSAEIDAHFGCKPGYLGPLGLKQPVKLVADREVAVMADWITGANEVDFHMTGVNWGRDLPEPDLVADIRNVVAGDLSPDRKGVLAIERGIEIGHVFVLGTKYSKPMNATFLDEAGKPQFLEMGCYGIGITRLPAAAIEQNNDERGIIWPDAIAPFTVVLCPIGMDRSAEVKQAAESLYEELLATGVDVLLDDRGERPGAMFADWELIGVPHRIVISDRGIKEGQYEYQQRRDTAATKVSAADIAAFVKGKLAAA; from the coding sequence ATGAAAGCTTCCCGATTCTTTATCTCTACCCTCAAGGAAGCGCCGGCGGATGCCGAGGTCGCGAGCCACCGGTTGATGATGCGCGCCGGCATGATCAAGAAGCTGGGCACCGGCATCTACACCTACATGCCGCTCGGCCTGCGCGTGATCCGCAAGGTCGAGGCCATCGTGCGCGAAGAGATGAACCGCGCGGGCGCCGTCGAGCTCACGATGCCGGTGGTGCAGCCTGCCGAGCTGTGGCAGGAGAGCGGCCGTTTCCAGGCCTATGGCCCCGAGCTGCTGCGCATCAAGGACCGGCATGAGCGCAGTTTCGTCGTGCAACCGACCAGCGAAGAGGTCGTCACCGACATCGCCCGCCAGGAGATCCGCAGCTACAAGCAGCTCCCTAAGAATTTCTACCAGATCCAGACCAAGTTCCGCGACGAGCGGCGTCCGCGCTTCGGCCTGATGCGCGGGCGCGAATTCATCATGAAGGACGCCTACAGCTTCGACCGGGACCTCGACAGCGCCAAGGCGAGCTACAAGGTCATGGCGGACGCGTACCGCCGGATCTTCGACCGCTTCGGCCTGCGCTATCGGGCGGTGGCGGCGGACAGCGGCGCCATCGGCGGCGACGTCAGCCAGGAATTCCAGGTGATCGCCGCCACCGGCGAGGATGCGATCGTCTATTGCCCAGGCAGCGACTACGCGGCCAACATGGAAAAGGCCGAGGCGCTGGCGCCCGCCGGTCCGCGGCCCTCGCCCGCCCAGCCGCTGGCAAAGACCCCCACCCCGGGCAAGGCCACGTGCGAGGAGGTGGCCGAGTTGCTGGGCGTGCCGCTCTCGACCACCGTCAAGTCGCTTGTGCTGGCCACCGACAAGCTCGGCGCCGATGGCCGCGTCGAGGGCTCGCAGGTCTGGCTGCTGCTGGTGCGCGGCGACCACGAGATGAACGAGATCAAGGTGAGCAAGGTGCCGGGCCTGGACCACGGCTTCCGCTTTGCAACCAGCGCCGAAATCGATGCGCACTTCGGCTGCAAGCCCGGCTACCTCGGCCCGCTCGGCCTGAAGCAGCCGGTCAAGCTGGTCGCCGACCGCGAGGTGGCAGTCATGGCCGACTGGATCACGGGCGCCAATGAAGTCGACTTCCACATGACCGGCGTGAACTGGGGCCGGGATCTGCCCGAGCCCGACCTCGTGGCCGACATCCGAAACGTGGTCGCCGGCGACCTCTCGCCCGACCGCAAGGGCGTGCTTGCGATCGAGCGGGGCATCGAGATCGGCCATGTGTTCGTGCTCGGCACCAAGTACAGCAAGCCGATGAATGCCACCTTCCTGGATGAGGCCGGCAAGCCCCAGTTCCTCGAGATGGGCTGCTACGGCATCGGTATCACGCGCCTGCCGGCGGCGGCGATCGAGCAGAACAACGACGAGCGCGGCATCATCTGGCCCGACGCCATCGCGCCCTTCACCGTGGTGCTCTGCCCGATCGGCATGGACCGCAGTGCCGAGGTCAAGCAGGCCGCGGAGTCTCTGTACGAGGAACTGCTCGCGACCGGCGTGGACGTGCTGCTCGACGACCGCGGCGAGCGTCCCGGCGCCATGTTTGCCGACTGGGAACTGATCGGCGTGCCGCACCGCATCGTGATCTCCGATCGCGGCATCAAGGAAGGCCAGTACGAATACCAGCAGCGCCGCGATACCGCCGCCACCAAGGTGTCGGCGGCGGACATCGCTGCCTTTGTCAAGGGCAAGCTAGCCGCCGCATGA
- a CDS encoding lytic transglycosylase domain-containing protein, which produces MRLTRRSYLLAGAAAAALPLLPGQAHAGAQIEEPLIDSVRNALSAAIRSSAPPKPEFKDTASRLAHLRWLGEMSERLKKKIPGHQERIEFLQTVWYESKRAGLEVSLVLGLVQVESNFRKFAVSSAGARGLMQVMPFWTRVIGDGDSSKLFHMQTNLRFGCVILRHYLDREAGDLFMTLGRYNGSRGKAPYPNAVFSNQRLWVFNDRRDDRG; this is translated from the coding sequence ATGAGACTGACGCGGCGTTCGTACCTGCTGGCCGGAGCCGCCGCCGCAGCCCTGCCACTGCTGCCCGGCCAGGCCCATGCCGGGGCGCAGATCGAAGAGCCTTTGATCGACTCGGTGCGCAATGCCCTGAGCGCCGCCATCCGCAGCAGCGCGCCGCCGAAGCCGGAGTTCAAGGACACCGCGTCGCGCCTGGCCCATCTTCGCTGGCTGGGCGAAATGAGCGAACGCCTCAAGAAGAAGATTCCCGGGCACCAGGAGCGCATCGAGTTCCTCCAGACCGTGTGGTACGAGAGCAAGCGAGCAGGCCTGGAGGTCAGCCTGGTGCTCGGTCTCGTCCAGGTCGAAAGCAACTTCCGCAAGTTCGCCGTGTCGAGCGCGGGGGCCCGCGGCCTCATGCAAGTGATGCCCTTCTGGACCCGCGTGATCGGCGATGGCGATTCGTCCAAGCTGTTCCACATGCAGACCAACCTGCGCTTCGGCTGCGTGATCCTGCGTCACTATCTCGACCGCGAAGCCGGCGACCTGTTCATGACGCTGGGGCGCTACAACGGCAGCCGCGGCAAGGCACCCTATCCGAACGCGGTGTTCTCCAACCAGCGGCTCTGGGTCTTCAACGACCGGCGAGACGACCGCGGCTAG